One genomic window of bacterium includes the following:
- a CDS encoding glycosyltransferase family A protein produces MIFVDAALDKRSPRVSIGMPVRNCQDTLQPALQSLLAQTYTSWELLLIDDGSQDETVQIARQFADPRIKISSDGQWLGISARLNQAIAAARGEYFARMDGDDVAYPDRFELQVAYMDTHEDVDLVGSAAMVFDSNGKPLGRRGCPERHEEICRRPIAGFRMIHPTFLGRLDWFKAHYYDHRAHSAEDQELLLRAHKRSRFANFSDILLGYREPSLALRRNLGRRWSFAVSALRYVQSEGDSYLSLSPMLLKQLVSSALDIVAIGTGLNYRLLHHRAGPASAEEILAWRRVWNSVQAQTSPAGSAPHGP; encoded by the coding sequence ATGATCTTCGTTGACGCTGCATTGGACAAACGCTCCCCCCGAGTAAGCATCGGCATGCCCGTTCGGAATTGTCAGGACACGCTACAGCCGGCCCTACAGTCGCTGCTTGCCCAAACATACACTTCTTGGGAGCTTCTGTTGATAGATGACGGCTCTCAGGATGAGACAGTGCAGATCGCCCGGCAATTCGCTGATCCGCGCATCAAGATATCCTCGGACGGCCAGTGGCTTGGGATTTCCGCCCGGCTTAACCAGGCTATAGCAGCGGCTCGGGGAGAGTATTTTGCCCGTATGGACGGTGACGACGTAGCATACCCGGATAGGTTTGAATTGCAGGTAGCATATATGGATACGCACGAGGATGTGGACCTGGTCGGCTCGGCCGCAATGGTGTTCGATAGCAATGGCAAGCCGTTGGGGAGAAGGGGCTGCCCCGAGAGACACGAGGAAATCTGTCGTCGACCGATCGCTGGGTTTCGAATGATACACCCGACCTTCCTGGGACGGCTAGATTGGTTCAAGGCGCACTATTACGACCACCGTGCGCATAGTGCCGAGGACCAGGAGCTGCTCCTAAGGGCGCACAAGAGAAGTCGATTTGCGAACTTCAGCGACATCCTCCTAGGCTATCGAGAACCCTCCCTCGCTCTCCGCAGAAACCTAGGCAGGAGATGGAGCTTCGCGGTGTCGGCGTTGAGGTACGTCCAAAGCGAGGGTGACTCATACCTTTCCCTTTCGCCGATGCTCCTCAAACAGCTTGTGTCGTCGGCGTTGGACATCGTTGCCATCGGTACTGGTTTGAACTATCGTCTCCTCCACCATCGTGCTGGACCTGCGTCGGCGGAAGAAATCCTAGCATGGCGCCGGGTCTGGAACTCCGTGCAGGCACAAACCTCTCCCGCCGGTTCTGCACCACATGGACCTTGA
- a CDS encoding glycosyltransferase, translating to MCVFGQHNYGDRARGEGYEYANFIPALRRLGHEVIFLDSWNRNHYRTFAELNRALLCAVDKYRPEVVFSVLTHYEIWLETWEILRGSGIAATVNWATDDSWKYSQFSRLVAPAFHAFTTTCPDAYSSYQRDGISHVLLTQWAANAAGLRPPLSAGECHFSVSFVGTAYGKRRTWVDALRRRGIDVACFGHGWPHGPVAAEDIPRIIHSSVISLNFANSGRPWQGILSPLASQIKARMFEVPGAGGFLLTEWANGMEQYYEGEREVAVFRDLEEMENKIRHYLAHPAQRDAIAWAGYERTRAVHTYDQRLVQVLGFALNQHQKYLAGQGAPTFQIDWDRFEEASHRHRVNRRLMLVRRALIAACSAAWGSAIGPRAARRLVFELSWRLTGARTYSSEGWPGRMFYDLR from the coding sequence TTGTGTGTCTTTGGCCAGCACAACTACGGAGACAGAGCCCGTGGCGAGGGATACGAATATGCAAACTTCATTCCAGCGCTACGGCGCCTGGGCCATGAAGTAATCTTCCTGGACTCATGGAATCGAAACCACTATCGCACCTTTGCCGAGTTGAATCGCGCCCTGCTGTGTGCTGTCGACAAGTATCGCCCAGAAGTGGTCTTCTCCGTCCTCACGCACTATGAGATCTGGCTAGAAACGTGGGAGATCCTGCGTGGCTCTGGTATTGCGGCTACCGTCAACTGGGCTACGGATGATTCCTGGAAGTATTCCCAGTTCTCACGACTTGTGGCGCCAGCCTTTCACGCCTTCACGACCACTTGCCCGGACGCCTATTCGAGCTACCAGCGTGATGGTATCTCGCACGTCCTCTTGACCCAATGGGCGGCCAACGCTGCGGGCCTGCGACCACCACTGTCGGCCGGGGAGTGCCACTTCTCTGTCTCTTTCGTGGGGACTGCCTATGGTAAGCGCCGGACCTGGGTTGACGCTCTCCGCCGGCGAGGAATCGACGTAGCCTGCTTCGGACATGGTTGGCCACACGGACCGGTGGCCGCTGAGGACATCCCGCGGATCATCCATAGTTCTGTCATCAGCCTGAACTTCGCCAACAGCGGTCGGCCATGGCAAGGAATTCTGTCCCCCCTGGCTAGCCAAATCAAGGCACGCATGTTTGAGGTTCCCGGTGCTGGCGGATTCCTTCTGACAGAATGGGCAAACGGCATGGAGCAGTACTACGAAGGCGAACGAGAGGTTGCGGTCTTCCGCGATTTGGAGGAGATGGAGAACAAGATCCGGCACTATCTGGCGCACCCGGCTCAGCGGGATGCCATTGCGTGGGCCGGCTACGAGCGAACACGCGCTGTCCATACGTATGATCAACGACTGGTTCAGGTATTAGGGTTCGCGCTGAACCAACATCAGAAGTACCTTGCAGGCCAAGGTGCGCCCACGTTCCAGATAGACTGGGATAGATTTGAAGAAGCCTCTCATCGCCACCGAGTGAACCGCAGACTCATGCTCGTGCGGCGTGCGTTGATCGCAGCATGCTCGGCAGCGTGGGGTTCGGCGATCGGGCCACGTGCAGCGCGGCGTTTGGTGTTTGAGTTGAGTTGGCGCTTGACCGGCGCCCGTACCTACTCGTCTGAGGGCTGGCCTGGGCGAATGTTCTATGATCTTCGTTGA
- the istA gene encoding IS21 family transposase — MISRDRWEEIHRLAAGHVTVSEIARRLDVDRKTVARCLRQEAWQPYRRSASTETLLTPHVNFLQERAAAVGYSARILWQELRQYHGYVGSYETVKRFVRPLREEGLRASLTWTRFETPPGVQSQIDWGQARVVFGHRPVVRHLFVLTLGFSRRSFYLPCLGETLSELLDAHERAFEHFGGHTREHLYDRPRTVCRPTDGGVIWNTTFRAFADFWGFEPRLCRPYRAQTKGKVESGIKYFRRNFLPGRMFRDDVDLSEQLGEWIATVADVREHGTTHERPIDRFSRERSALIAAPGHRGFQLEATQPRIAAGDYLVSFETNRYSVPFRLIGQAVEVRRQGDALEILHRGDLVARHHMLGGQHQLAILPEHGPGALARTARQRRSTLPDHRRPLQATPEVAHRDLACYEAVCQMGGEA; from the coding sequence ATGATTAGTCGTGACCGATGGGAGGAGATTCACCGGCTTGCGGCCGGGCACGTGACCGTATCGGAGATTGCCCGACGCCTGGACGTCGATCGCAAAACCGTTGCGCGCTGTTTGCGCCAGGAGGCGTGGCAGCCGTATCGGCGATCGGCGTCGACAGAGACGCTGCTGACGCCGCACGTGAACTTCCTGCAGGAGCGCGCGGCCGCGGTCGGCTACTCGGCGCGGATCCTGTGGCAGGAGCTGCGACAGTACCATGGATATGTCGGCAGCTACGAGACGGTGAAGCGCTTCGTCCGGCCGCTGCGCGAGGAGGGTCTACGGGCCTCGCTGACGTGGACGCGGTTCGAGACGCCGCCTGGCGTGCAGAGCCAGATTGACTGGGGCCAGGCGCGCGTGGTCTTCGGGCACCGGCCGGTGGTGCGACACCTCTTCGTCCTCACCCTGGGCTTCTCGCGGCGGAGCTTCTACCTCCCATGCCTGGGCGAGACGCTCAGCGAGCTCCTGGACGCGCACGAACGGGCCTTCGAGCACTTCGGCGGCCACACGCGCGAGCATCTGTACGACCGTCCGCGCACGGTCTGCCGGCCCACGGACGGTGGCGTGATCTGGAACACGACGTTCCGGGCGTTTGCCGACTTCTGGGGCTTCGAGCCGCGGCTCTGCCGGCCGTATCGCGCTCAAACGAAGGGCAAGGTCGAGTCGGGCATCAAGTACTTCCGGCGCAACTTCCTTCCCGGCCGGATGTTCCGGGACGACGTGGACCTGAGCGAGCAGCTTGGGGAGTGGATCGCCACGGTGGCCGATGTCCGAGAGCATGGCACGACGCACGAGCGGCCGATCGATCGCTTCAGCCGCGAGCGGAGTGCGCTTATCGCCGCACCTGGGCACCGGGGCTTTCAGCTCGAGGCGACGCAGCCACGGATCGCCGCCGGCGACTACCTGGTCAGCTTCGAGACGAACCGCTACTCGGTGCCATTCAGGCTGATCGGCCAGGCCGTCGAGGTGCGTCGGCAGGGGGACGCCCTGGAGATCCTCCATCGCGGCGACCTGGTGGCTCGACATCACATGCTCGGTGGCCAGCATCAGCTTGCCATCCTCCCTGAACACGGTCCCGGGGCCCTCGCCCGGACCGCAAGGCAGCGGCGGTCTACACTGCCGGATCACCGGCGGCCACTGCAGGCTACCCCCGAAGTCGCTCACCGCGATCTCGCCTGCTACGAGGCAGTGTGCCAGATGGGAGGTGAGGCATGA
- the istB gene encoding IS21-like element helper ATPase IstB, with protein sequence MTAVQLERLQEYLQRLRLFKSRERLEALLQDATTKELSYADFLDQVLTEEVTAKTTKNVTMRTSLARFPFVKSLDSFDFSYQPSLDRKQIQTLSTCHFIEHGENVILLGPPGVGKTHLAVGLGLRAIERGYRVLFTTAAAMIATLTRALAEGRVEDKLKVYTVPRLLIIDEIGYLPIERAGANLFFQLISRRYERGPMILTSNQSFGSWGEVFGDRVIAAAILDRLLHHAITVNIRGNSYRLKEKLKAGLVKPTETLA encoded by the coding sequence ATGACGGCGGTCCAGCTCGAGCGCCTGCAGGAGTACTTGCAGCGACTGCGCCTGTTCAAGAGCCGGGAGCGGCTGGAGGCGTTGCTGCAGGACGCCACCACCAAAGAACTCTCCTATGCGGACTTTCTCGACCAGGTGCTCACCGAAGAGGTCACGGCGAAGACCACCAAGAATGTGACGATGCGCACCAGCCTCGCCCGATTCCCATTCGTCAAGAGCCTGGACAGCTTCGATTTCTCGTATCAGCCATCCTTGGATCGCAAGCAGATCCAGACCCTGAGCACCTGCCACTTCATCGAGCACGGCGAGAACGTCATCCTGCTCGGGCCACCGGGAGTAGGCAAGACGCACCTGGCTGTGGGCCTGGGGCTGCGGGCCATCGAGCGCGGCTACCGTGTGCTGTTCACCACAGCGGCGGCGATGATCGCGACCCTTACCCGGGCCCTGGCCGAAGGCCGGGTCGAGGACAAGCTCAAGGTCTACACTGTGCCGCGCCTGCTGATCATCGACGAAATCGGCTATCTGCCCATCGAGCGGGCCGGTGCTAATCTCTTCTTCCAGCTGATCAGTCGTCGCTACGAGCGCGGCCCGATGATCCTCACCAGCAATCAGAGCTTCGGGAGTTGGGGGGAGGTCTTCGGCGACCGGGTGATCGCAGCGGCGATCCTGGATCGCCTGCTACACCATGCGATCACCGTGAACATCCGAGGCAACTCCTACCGTCTCAAGGAGAAGCTGAAGGCCGGTCTGGTTAAGCCGACCGAGACCCTGGCGTAA
- a CDS encoding O-antigen polymerase, whose protein sequence is MTADQWSINLVGFLVAAALLFLVTRLGRGWVPHAYLFSILWALNLSVAQAALSGKLRPDPETLLVLFAAWWLYLLGTLGVLTGGRRQAGNFGRIPEIRPLPAVSLVLALVALQWLSIGYEVSRRQLQSFFYGLLLPTLELRLMGVLREEDLPWFLEAWRWSYVWYIPLGLVLWRKGLVSKPFIALVFASALLSSLTKLTRTPLLHVSTTALVSWLLLWRPQPARVLLACFSLALAMWLFLVLSQTALTLSDPLARVTPAESLLSYIGASVKAYEELIRGALPREPGFYSLDALNFVLHKLSIIPSYPDIVRPAILAPIPMNTYTFLDVYTLDFGIAGALVGSFFTGALASWLHQRVRKEATLHNLVAYSYAAYAAIMAPMNNEFIRFSFIFSIGIGWTCHNLIVLRGRSPFARTKTRSCVLTSSPEGGPGQR, encoded by the coding sequence TTGACAGCAGACCAGTGGTCGATCAACTTGGTTGGCTTCCTGGTTGCAGCGGCCCTTCTGTTTCTTGTCACGAGACTTGGGCGGGGCTGGGTTCCGCACGCCTACCTCTTCTCAATTCTATGGGCCCTCAACCTGTCGGTTGCTCAGGCCGCACTATCCGGAAAGCTCAGGCCGGATCCTGAGACTCTTCTAGTTCTCTTTGCGGCCTGGTGGTTGTACTTGTTAGGGACGCTGGGCGTTCTCACTGGCGGCCGCCGTCAGGCTGGAAATTTCGGCCGTATTCCCGAGATCCGCCCGCTCCCTGCGGTGTCATTGGTCCTCGCGCTGGTTGCTCTACAATGGCTGTCGATCGGGTATGAAGTGTCGCGCCGTCAACTGCAGTCGTTCTTCTACGGACTTCTCCTCCCCACCCTTGAGCTCCGCCTTATGGGGGTCTTGCGGGAGGAGGATCTTCCGTGGTTCTTGGAGGCCTGGCGTTGGAGCTATGTATGGTACATCCCACTCGGCCTAGTGCTCTGGCGAAAGGGCCTTGTCTCGAAACCGTTCATTGCACTGGTGTTTGCCTCGGCCCTGCTCTCGTCACTTACCAAACTAACACGAACCCCCCTTCTCCACGTCTCGACGACGGCATTGGTCTCATGGCTCCTACTCTGGCGACCACAACCTGCACGAGTCCTCCTTGCGTGTTTCAGCTTGGCGCTGGCAATGTGGTTGTTCTTGGTCCTCAGTCAGACTGCTCTTACCCTCTCTGATCCCCTCGCCAGAGTCACGCCAGCAGAATCCCTGCTCTCCTACATCGGGGCCTCTGTCAAGGCATACGAAGAGCTTATTCGGGGAGCACTCCCAAGGGAGCCGGGGTTCTATTCACTTGATGCACTGAACTTCGTTCTTCACAAACTATCAATCATACCCTCTTACCCGGACATAGTTCGGCCCGCCATTCTCGCGCCGATACCTATGAACACCTATACCTTTCTGGACGTATACACGCTCGATTTCGGGATAGCTGGTGCACTCGTCGGTTCGTTCTTCACCGGCGCGCTTGCATCCTGGCTGCACCAACGCGTTCGAAAGGAAGCGACGTTACATAATCTCGTCGCATACTCGTATGCTGCTTACGCTGCAATAATGGCGCCGATGAACAACGAATTCATTAGGTTCTCTTTCATATTCTCTATCGGAATTGGGTGGACATGCCATAACCTCATCGTGCTTCGCGGTCGGTCACCCTTTGCACGCACCAAGACTAGATCGTGCGTGTTGACGTCCTCCCCAGAAGGTGGTCCAGGGCAAAGGTGA
- a CDS encoding glycosyltransferase family 2 protein produces the protein MYTEDDSLTYPQLLVVILNYNTTSSTLATVESVLRQDYRPLQIVVVDNGSSSDQYEALCRNGGSFHIVRSEENLGYSGGNNLGAKLSILPRPEYVLVLNSDVILPQPSTFRALVDALEEDSARVACSPLVNTLPSNTPVERQIQVRRIPGFSTLLVAHSWWLRRLPFLRRLADRSVYADLAPLEASRVLVCETINGCCFLIRRDFLEGIGFFDSGTFLYSEELILGMQIAQRGKATCLVTSAVVDHLQGTSTGHNQRRFRLRMGLEQVRSEVYFCRKYLLVSDVHLVLLLAVRTLDLGTKAVYQLLLRLRRDSV, from the coding sequence GTGTACACCGAGGATGATTCCCTGACGTACCCTCAGCTTCTCGTTGTCATTCTCAACTACAACACCACGTCATCGACCCTCGCTACGGTCGAGTCGGTTCTCCGACAGGATTACCGGCCTCTTCAGATCGTCGTCGTGGACAATGGGTCGAGTTCCGATCAGTACGAGGCATTGTGCAGGAACGGAGGAAGCTTCCACATTGTCAGGTCCGAGGAGAACCTCGGCTACTCCGGGGGCAACAATCTGGGTGCTAAGTTAAGTATCCTGCCACGGCCAGAGTATGTCCTAGTGCTGAACAGTGATGTCATTCTTCCGCAGCCATCCACTTTCAGGGCCTTGGTCGACGCTCTTGAAGAGGATTCGGCCCGGGTAGCCTGTTCACCCCTAGTCAACACTCTGCCTTCGAACACACCTGTTGAAAGACAGATCCAAGTCCGGCGAATTCCCGGGTTTAGTACTCTCCTCGTAGCCCATAGCTGGTGGCTTCGGCGGCTCCCGTTCCTTCGGAGACTTGCTGATAGAAGTGTATACGCTGATCTGGCGCCTCTTGAAGCTTCACGGGTCCTTGTATGCGAGACTATAAACGGCTGTTGCTTCCTAATAAGGCGGGACTTCTTAGAGGGGATCGGGTTCTTCGACTCTGGCACGTTCTTGTATTCCGAAGAATTGATTCTGGGCATGCAGATCGCCCAGCGTGGTAAGGCTACCTGCTTAGTCACCTCGGCAGTTGTAGACCACCTTCAGGGGACATCGACTGGCCATAATCAGCGAAGGTTTAGATTGCGGATGGGATTAGAACAGGTGCGAAGCGAGGTCTACTTCTGCCGCAAGTACCTACTGGTTTCGGACGTCCACCTTGTGTTGCTCCTCGCGGTCCGCACGTTAGATCTTGGAACGAAGGCGGTCTACCAACTCCTCTTACGGCTTCGACGGGACTCAGTTTGA
- a CDS encoding oligosaccharide flippase family protein: MFYWLATAVPLLFLSHSFSGALEAAQRFDLLNAVKVPLRVLSFLIPLLGLTMGCQLPGIIGLMVLTTCVALAVLVLMSIRAIPELRRPAFRSDLMPRLFAFGGWITISGIVNPLLTYLDRFLVASLLGVAAMAYYTAPHEAATRILFIPGGLATALTPAFSTLLGSGDHQVGEEVFARSVKYILLAVGPIALTLGLFADDILRLWLGAEFASRGAVVLMIVSIGVFMNSVAHVPHALLLGRGRPDIPAKFHVLELPVHVLAAWALIHRWGVTGAAAAWTFRVTLDASLLFLAAGRIFGLKRGLTLARKVAFPGIALLLLAGGAYVTTSLTGAYSLVVQSVAFGTLLVAFAWFAWNAILDTRDRTAVATAFGQLRASRRKM, encoded by the coding sequence ATGTTCTACTGGCTTGCTACGGCCGTCCCACTTCTCTTCCTCTCACACTCCTTCTCGGGGGCACTAGAAGCCGCGCAACGGTTTGATCTGCTCAACGCAGTCAAGGTACCCCTTCGAGTGCTGAGCTTCCTGATTCCACTACTGGGATTGACTATGGGCTGTCAACTGCCAGGGATCATCGGCCTCATGGTGCTCACTACGTGTGTGGCGCTTGCTGTCTTGGTGTTGATGAGTATCAGGGCGATTCCTGAGTTGCGACGGCCGGCCTTTCGTAGTGATCTCATGCCACGACTCTTCGCATTCGGGGGCTGGATCACGATTTCGGGCATCGTCAACCCCCTTCTGACGTACTTGGACCGCTTCCTCGTAGCCTCCCTCCTCGGCGTTGCAGCCATGGCATACTACACTGCGCCCCACGAAGCTGCCACACGCATCCTGTTTATTCCCGGGGGGCTGGCAACCGCGCTAACCCCAGCATTCAGCACCCTGCTGGGCTCCGGGGACCATCAAGTAGGAGAAGAGGTCTTTGCGCGATCCGTGAAGTACATCCTTCTCGCGGTCGGTCCCATCGCGCTTACTCTAGGGCTGTTCGCTGACGATATCCTACGCTTGTGGCTGGGTGCCGAGTTCGCTTCGAGAGGCGCTGTTGTGCTTATGATCGTGTCGATCGGAGTCTTCATGAACTCTGTCGCCCATGTCCCACATGCGCTCCTCCTAGGAAGAGGGCGACCGGATATCCCTGCCAAGTTCCACGTCCTTGAGCTACCCGTGCATGTCCTGGCAGCCTGGGCTCTGATACACCGCTGGGGAGTTACGGGGGCTGCCGCAGCGTGGACATTCCGCGTCACCCTTGATGCGAGCCTGCTCTTCCTGGCCGCAGGTAGAATCTTCGGTCTCAAGCGAGGTCTCACCCTTGCCCGCAAGGTAGCATTTCCCGGCATAGCCCTCCTCCTTCTAGCGGGAGGAGCCTACGTAACAACCAGCCTGACGGGCGCATACTCGCTGGTAGTGCAATCGGTAGCTTTCGGTACGCTCCTTGTCGCGTTTGCCTGGTTCGCCTGGAACGCCATCCTCGACACACGGGATCGAACAGCGGTCGCCACAGCGTTTGGGCAACTGCGCGCGTCCCGACGGAAGATGTGA
- a CDS encoding oligosaccharide flippase family protein gives MTRLKITSNLLARNTLLNLGGNVAALLVGVVTIPAVVRGLGTERFGLLALAWAVLGYTTIFDLGLGRATARFGAEALGQGRRETASAIVWTVVPLQLALQASLRLSLVP, from the coding sequence GTGACGCGTCTCAAGATCACCAGCAACCTGCTTGCTCGCAACACACTGCTGAATCTCGGTGGGAATGTCGCGGCATTGCTGGTCGGTGTCGTAACCATTCCTGCAGTTGTCCGGGGGTTGGGCACCGAGAGGTTTGGCCTGCTGGCGCTGGCGTGGGCGGTCCTCGGATACACCACCATCTTCGATCTCGGCCTTGGACGAGCGACGGCGAGGTTCGGGGCTGAGGCTCTGGGGCAGGGTAGAAGGGAGACAGCATCGGCGATAGTCTGGACTGTGGTGCCGCTGCAGTTGGCCTTGCAAGCCTCACTCCGGCTCTCGTTGGTACCCTGA
- the rfbD gene encoding dTDP-4-dehydrorhamnose reductase — protein MRIAIIGAAGQLGTALMRTFGSAPGCEVAGLTHSEMEVADAGVVARALAPLRPDVVINCAAFHRVDDCEDRPEEAFRVNTLGALHVARACANLGASAVYISTDYVFDGAKGGAYTEEDPPTPPNIYGASKLAGEVLTRQACQRWLVVRVASLFGPGGASSKGGSFLDRIVARARAGEPLRVVADMVMSPTYTPDAAAAIERLVAEGCTGVFHATNAGCCSWYEFAQEALAHLKISTSVIPVPSSEFPTRARRPRNSSLKGRAIPGFAMRPWQEALQDYLREHGCMEDER, from the coding sequence ATGAGGATCGCCATCATAGGCGCGGCCGGCCAGCTCGGTACCGCCCTCATGCGGACCTTCGGTAGCGCCCCCGGGTGCGAGGTGGCAGGACTCACCCATTCCGAGATGGAGGTCGCAGACGCCGGTGTCGTCGCCAGGGCTCTGGCTCCGCTGCGCCCCGATGTCGTGATCAACTGCGCGGCCTTCCACCGGGTGGACGACTGCGAGGACCGACCGGAGGAGGCCTTCCGGGTCAACACTCTGGGCGCCCTCCATGTAGCCCGCGCCTGCGCGAACCTGGGTGCCAGCGCCGTCTACATCAGCACCGACTATGTCTTTGACGGCGCCAAGGGCGGGGCGTACACCGAAGAGGATCCCCCGACCCCCCCCAACATCTACGGCGCCTCCAAACTGGCTGGCGAGGTGCTCACCCGCCAGGCCTGCCAACGGTGGCTGGTCGTCCGGGTTGCCAGCCTCTTCGGGCCGGGTGGGGCCAGCAGCAAGGGTGGCAGCTTCCTCGACCGAATCGTCGCCAGGGCCCGGGCCGGCGAGCCGCTGAGGGTGGTCGCGGACATGGTAATGTCGCCGACATACACCCCGGATGCGGCGGCGGCAATCGAGCGGCTGGTGGCGGAGGGCTGTACCGGGGTCTTCCACGCGACCAATGCCGGGTGCTGCTCGTGGTACGAGTTCGCCCAGGAGGCACTGGCGCACCTCAAGATCAGTACGTCGGTCATCCCGGTTCCGTCCAGCGAGTTCCCTACACGAGCGCGCCGCCCCAGGAACTCCTCGCTGAAGGGGAGGGCAATCCCAGGATTCGCCATGCGTCCTTGGCAGGAAGCTCTTCAAGACTACCTTCGCGAACATGGATGCATGGAAGACGAAAGGTGA
- a CDS encoding SDR family oxidoreductase: protein MTTVLVTGAGGYIGSVLARMLLEEGRTVIAVDRFLFGPTLPMHERLRIVTEDVRHLEIGHLEGVDAVVDLAALSNDPAGELDPELTWQVNHRARVRVARLARAAGVRRYVFPSSCSIYGFQDGLLDETSPPNPLTTYAKANLQAESDILSFTGDRLCVTVLRQATVYGLSARMRFDLAINGMVRGLYLTGTIPVLQDGTQWRPFVHVRDTCRAMLLALEAPAEHIDGQIFNVGADEQNCQILPLARGVAEALGLPFQFEWYGLPDHRSYRVSFRKIHEVLGYQPTHSPADGATEVHEALRSKQVDPHDPRTITVGWYRHLAERGAFLKRLEGKEQA, encoded by the coding sequence ATGACGACGGTACTCGTCACAGGCGCTGGCGGTTACATCGGATCCGTTCTTGCCCGGATGCTGCTTGAGGAGGGTCGGACCGTGATCGCGGTCGACCGGTTCCTCTTCGGCCCCACGTTGCCGATGCATGAACGGCTACGCATAGTGACCGAGGATGTCCGCCACCTGGAGATCGGCCACCTGGAGGGCGTCGACGCGGTGGTCGACCTGGCCGCGCTCTCCAACGACCCGGCAGGCGAACTGGACCCCGAGCTCACCTGGCAGGTCAACCACCGAGCCCGGGTTCGCGTCGCCCGCTTGGCTCGGGCCGCGGGAGTCCGACGCTATGTGTTCCCATCGTCATGCAGCATCTACGGCTTTCAGGACGGCCTTCTCGACGAGACGTCGCCGCCCAACCCCTTGACGACTTACGCAAAAGCCAACCTCCAGGCGGAGAGCGACATCCTCTCCTTCACCGGCGACCGGCTCTGCGTCACGGTACTGCGCCAGGCGACTGTCTACGGGCTGTCCGCCCGTATGCGCTTCGATCTGGCCATCAACGGGATGGTGCGCGGACTCTATCTCACCGGTACGATTCCAGTCCTCCAGGACGGCACCCAGTGGCGGCCCTTCGTCCACGTGCGCGATACATGCCGCGCGATGCTGCTAGCGCTGGAGGCCCCAGCCGAGCACATCGACGGCCAGATCTTTAATGTGGGCGCAGACGAGCAGAACTGCCAAATCCTGCCCCTGGCCCGCGGCGTCGCCGAGGCCCTCGGCCTGCCGTTCCAGTTTGAATGGTACGGTCTCCCCGACCACCGCTCGTACCGCGTCAGCTTCAGGAAGATTCACGAGGTTCTAGGGTATCAGCCCACGCACTCCCCGGCCGATGGTGCTACGGAGGTACACGAGGCCCTGCGGTCTAAGCAGGTCGATCCCCACGACCCTCGCACGATCACCGTGGGATGGTACAGGCACCTCGCTGAAAGAGGCGCCTTCCTCAAGCGTTTGGAGGGGAAGGAGCAGGCATGA
- the rfbC gene encoding dTDP-4-dehydrorhamnose 3,5-epimerase has product MPFEFEPQAIPEVILVRARAFPDPRGYFMESYRMSQFAASGIPQGFLQDNFSRSTRSVLRGLHYQKTPYAQGKLVMVLRGEIFDVAVDIRRGSPTFGRWVGVILSDENHTMLYVPEGFAHGFCALTDEADVLYKVTAEYAPEYDRGIRWDDPDLAISWPVAAPVLSEKDARMPALRDADIDFVHGGDT; this is encoded by the coding sequence ATGCCGTTCGAATTCGAGCCTCAGGCCATTCCCGAAGTCATACTGGTGCGAGCTCGGGCCTTCCCCGACCCGCGCGGGTACTTCATGGAGTCCTACCGGATGTCTCAGTTCGCCGCCAGTGGAATCCCCCAGGGGTTCTTGCAGGACAATTTCTCCCGCTCGACCCGCAGCGTGCTGCGGGGTCTCCACTACCAGAAGACCCCGTATGCCCAGGGTAAACTTGTCATGGTGCTCCGTGGCGAGATCTTCGACGTGGCTGTCGACATCCGTCGTGGCTCGCCCACTTTCGGCCGGTGGGTTGGCGTGATTCTATCGGACGAGAACCACACTATGCTGTACGTGCCAGAAGGCTTCGCTCACGGTTTCTGCGCACTCACCGATGAAGCCGATGTGTTGTACAAGGTAACAGCCGAATACGCTCCTGAGTACGACCGGGGAATCCGCTGGGACGACCCGGACTTGGCAATCTCATGGCCGGTGGCGGCTCCAGTGCTGTCCGAGAAGGACGCCCGCATGCCCGCGCTGCGGGACGCCGACATCGACTTCGTCCACGGGGGAGACACATGA